The DNA segment AAACCTTGATGCTGGCCTATGCCGCCGGCGACGCGTCGGCCTTCGAACAGCTCTACGCACGGCATCGCGGACCGCTCTACCGGTTCCTGCTGCGCCACCTGCGCGATGCGGCGCTGGCGGATGAGTTTTTCCAGGACACCTGGCAGCGTGTGATCGCCGCGCGCCAGGGTTGGAAACCGGAAGCGGCGTTCGGGACCTGGCTGTACCGGATCGCGCACAATCGGTTGAACGACCACTGGCGTGCGCTGAAGCACCGCCCGGCGGCCCCCGAGGACGCGGAAGCGCGCACCGAGCGCGTCCCGGACCCGGATACGCCCGAGCGGCAGCTGTCCGAGTTCGAGCAGCGGCGGCGGCTGCAGGTCGCGATGGATGAATTGCCCCCCGAACAGCGCGAAGTGCTGCTGTTGCGGTTGGAGCAGGAACTGACTCTGGAGGAGATCGGCGAGATCACCGGCGTGGGCCGGGAAACCGTGAAATCGCGGTTGCGGTATGCGATGGACCGGTTGCGGTCGAGGTTGAACGAATGAAGACGCCCCACGAACCCCTGACGCCCGAAGAACGCGCCCTGGCGCAGTCCCTGTCCAGGCTCGGCCCCCATGGCGGCCCATCGCCCGACCTGGATGCGCGCATCCTCGGCGCCGCCCGGGCGGCCGTGCAGGAAGCACCCGCGTCGCGCGGCGGGGCCGTGCGGTCATCGCGCCGGCGCTGGCCGCTTGGAATGGGCGTAGCCGCCTCCGTGCTGCTGGCCGCCGGGATCGCCTGGCAGTTGCGGCCCACCCACCAGATGCAGGCCGCCAGCGAGGTGCCTGTGCTGGCCCGGCATGAAACTGCGGTGATGTCTCCGCCCCTGGACCAGGCCATCGATG comes from the Pseudoxanthomonas sp. YR558 genome and includes:
- a CDS encoding RNA polymerase sigma factor, producing MNDLAEPADETLMLAYAAGDASAFEQLYARHRGPLYRFLLRHLRDAALADEFFQDTWQRVIAARQGWKPEAAFGTWLYRIAHNRLNDHWRALKHRPAAPEDAEARTERVPDPDTPERQLSEFEQRRRLQVAMDELPPEQREVLLLRLEQELTLEEIGEITGVGRETVKSRLRYAMDRLRSRLNE